Sequence from the Deinococcus malanensis genome:
GGTGCCAGGATCAGGGTGAAGGATGACAAAGGCAAGGAGCATCAGTTTGAACTGGTGGGTACCTATGAGGTCGACATCCTGAAAGGAAAGATCAGTGACGCCAGCCCCATCGGCAAGGCGCTGGCCGGGAAGCACGCGGGTGAAAGTGTGAGTGTGCAGTTGCCGAAAGGAACATCTCGCTTCGAGATTCTGGCCGTCGAATACGACTGAGCGTCAGTGAGGACCAGTGGGGTGACGGACAATTCCGTCGCTCCTTTTTTTGCACAGAATTCACAGACGCGGCAGAAGTTCCTAGATCTGGTGCCGCCTGACGGCATAAGAAAAGTTGGGGGCAGAGGACCAATCTGAAAACTGGCCATCCCTGAGCCAGTTCCATCAGGATGAGACACCATCTGGTGGAACAACATCGCATTGCTAGGAGGCGGTACTCATGTCAGTTGTTCAGCCATCCTGCACATCAGGGGCTCTCATGCCAGTCAGGCGCGCCCAGATGCGTGGAGCAGTCCCCACCGGGGGCTCTGTGCTTTCTGAGACGTGCCCTGAGCCTCTGGAACTCTCCTACTCGCGGCGGCGGAAGGTCAGGGCCAGCAGGAACAGTGCCGTGTTGACCAGCACAATCGTCGCGCCCGGCGCGGTGTCCAGGAAATAGCTGAGGTAGAGCCCGGTAATGCCGCCCACAACGCCCAGCAGAGCTGCCAGCAGGATCATCTTTTTCAGGCTGCGGGCCAGCAATCGCGCGGCGGCGCTTGACGTGATCAGCAGGCTCACGCTCAGGGTGGTGCCGACCAGTTGCACAGTCAGGACGACGACCAGACCGATCAGGATCAGCAGCAGGCTTTCCAGTGGCCGGACCGGCAAGCCAATGGCGCGTGCTTCAGTTGGATCAAAACTGGCCAGCAGCAGTTCCTTTTGAATGGCGGTCAGCAGGCCGCCGACCAGCGCTGTGACCAGCAGGGCGCCCCAGAGGTCGGCTGGGGTTACGCCCAGCGGGTTGCCGATCAGGAAATTGCTCAGGTCGGTGGTAAAGCTTGGTGCGCGGGAGAGCGTCACCACCCCCAGAGCGAACATCCCCACGAACACGATGCCAATGGCACTGTCCTGTTTCAGCCCGCTGCGCTGACTGACCACGCCGATTCCCAGTGCCGTGAGAACGGCGGCCAGCAGCGCGCCTACCAGCAGATTGCCTTTTATCAGGAAGGCGGCGACGATTCCTGGAAACACCGCATGACTCATGGCGTCCCCGATGTAGCTCAGCCCGCGCAGCACCACCCAGGCACCCACCAGAGCACACAGCACACTGACCAGCCCCACGGCCGCGAGCGCACGCCGGAAGAAATCGAATTGCAGGGGGTCGGTCAGCCAGTCCACGTTCAGGCTTCCGCGTGGGTATGGCCCAGGTGACTGGTGCTGAAGGTGGCCTCGATGTTGGCCGGAGTGTAGACCTGCTCCGGCGAGCCGTCGGCAATGATGCGGCGGTTGATCAGGAGCAGGTGATCGCACCAGCGCCGGGCCTGCTCCAGGTCGTGGGTCACCATGACCACTGCACGGCCCTTGGCCGCCTGCGCTTTCAACAGGGCCATCAGCTGTTCCTGGGTGGCACTGTCCACTCCGGTCAGCGGCTCGTCCAGCAGCAGCAGGTGCCCCTGGCGCGCCAGCATACGGGCCAGCAGCACGCGCTGACGCTGACCTCCGGACAACGCCCCGATATGCCGGTGGCGCAGTTCATAGACGCCCGTTTCCTTCAGGGCGTCCTCGACCAGCTGGCGGTCCCGTTTCGAAGGCCAGCGCAGCCAGCCCAGCCGTCCGGTGCGGCCCATCATGGCGACGTCCCACACCGTGACCGGAAAACCCCAGTCCAGCGTCTGCTGCTGCGGCACATAGGAAATGCACTGACGGGCGGAATGGCCCTCGTCAAAGGTCACCCGGCCATCTGTGTCAGGCAGCAGGCCCACCAGGGTTTTGAGAAGGGTACTTTTACCAGCTCCGTTAGGCCCGATGATGGCACTGAAGGACCCTGCCTCGAAGCGTACCGTCGCGTCCTGTAGCGCGACGTGCGTTCCGTAGCGGACGGTGAGGTTCTGCACGCCAAGCACCCAGGGAGCATACCCGCCACGAGGTGATAATGCGAGTGCGGAATCAAAATTTTCGGGACCCAAAGCAAAGCGGCCAGGATTGTTATCCTGGCCGCGACTGCTCGCTGTATTCAGATCAGGCTGAGTTCGCTGCCGGCATCCAGGTGA
This genomic interval carries:
- a CDS encoding metal ABC transporter permease, with translation MDWLTDPLQFDFFRRALAAVGLVSVLCALVGAWVVLRGLSYIGDAMSHAVFPGIVAAFLIKGNLLVGALLAAVLTALGIGVVSQRSGLKQDSAIGIVFVGMFALGVVTLSRAPSFTTDLSNFLIGNPLGVTPADLWGALLVTALVGGLLTAIQKELLLASFDPTEARAIGLPVRPLESLLLILIGLVVVLTVQLVGTTLSVSLLITSSAAARLLARSLKKMILLAALLGVVGGITGLYLSYFLDTAPGATIVLVNTALFLLALTFRRRE
- a CDS encoding metal ABC transporter ATP-binding protein; translation: MLGVQNLTVRYGTHVALQDATVRFEAGSFSAIIGPNGAGKSTLLKTLVGLLPDTDGRVTFDEGHSARQCISYVPQQQTLDWGFPVTVWDVAMMGRTGRLGWLRWPSKRDRQLVEDALKETGVYELRHRHIGALSGGQRQRVLLARMLARQGHLLLLDEPLTGVDSATQEQLMALLKAQAAKGRAVVMVTHDLEQARRWCDHLLLINRRIIADGSPEQVYTPANIEATFSTSHLGHTHAEA